In Scophthalmus maximus strain ysfricsl-2021 chromosome 16, ASM2237912v1, whole genome shotgun sequence, the following proteins share a genomic window:
- the fbrs gene encoding autism susceptibility gene 2 protein homolog isoform X7 yields MEGPSRSAGFRQSRRSRSQRDRERRRRRVDLAEQRATSLSSGSDREACGANGALGPGGRECRPGFGRHRPPRRRKRESVSCEEDIIDGFAIASFISLEALEMDCSLKPSQRSDMLGRRNKGKRGPEENGGGPLSEPEEGAPHSYPNSCWNKSRNKRRKIEGHPLETGYICDTESDTGDKASDNDMDPVFTVSTRKVAEPAPSNMGTSVGKSCPPLPARCGGVSRLMVTPRVSGLERSQEKNLEPHFPEPVSSSTSSASSRLPSHSPVTASGAVPRPGPLNGNGGRHNCSPPLSKPKPFHTLPGRSHSIYNINNRINTPVKPPSSASSVASSSSSMRPPTPSTSVSLPYIRGSVSSGPLRPPSRASSGALYTSSPGLPPPPPLLQGPAHSAAAEREGRRSVPGAENNNTAAGRSTPGGPSASSSAPGSSGRTSQNQASIPPMAFQFHQHNHQHQHTHTHQHFTPFLHPTATAPPLFDKYPGKMDGLYRHPFFPQYPPPSVPSIQPVIPPTGPFSSLQGAFQPKPLVPQGTGPDISARLGVVPHHLQPKDPRLTDPFGTPLKVSNKPGKWCAMHVYVAWMILSHQKKLMQADPHKLDFRSDLLARLPGAGGMGPLGPMGGALPPTHDMTRPPSLFSAAGLCAVNPSSAPFMSPSGPHSSFLTPTAHLDPYGRSPPFTPLGALGSGAFGGLGSPTLAGSMFGPKDSPAGLSNPNHHDAWNRLHGGPSGFPVGPGWAKVMDKRDERDRVKDGERRDIPHIKDEKDRDNMLYGRQPVRMSPVGPSFKPRSSTPVSHINGHSSGLGGGGGPIEELTRSLNRDRERERDRDGDKRPLPTLSSRAPPLASSSLVADRDRPRSSSSSVLTTPPPSGRSAPSPMDLYPRTLASTAHTLHGEPSHSQRDGNLPTSSAASASVTSLSQARKSDRTTTPVSKPPMLLPPVKVKEERKEEPEHIPISLPPPAPNHGFDRPNSHPHHHSSGTPSSSSMSLTPTPGVSLPQHTQNPPPHQHLSLLDRSRAIEAYLGNTAGAHGLIMGPGERFHHGPPQGPPQGPHSFTWDPWRELAAQQQHQHRREALALRSDPHLALRSDPHLARLLQHQRLLEAERAAAVAAAAAAAAPHHPPTSTSASTSGVRQEFGLMAHHFDRQHHLGPPGGGLMDEEQRAQILREDFERARYFGMHPHLSAGSHLSSPSHAAAAHLEQLHPGLLSHSLPPGAAAAAAAQHHHHHAGLYSRLGQMNPHHMSNGLMGKSPAGLVGVPPPLIPSITSRSSTPPRRPLGPGELALYSAHKDAESR; encoded by the exons ATGGAGGGGCCGAGCCGCAGCGCCGGATTCCGGCAGAGCCGCCGCTCCCGCTCGCAGCGCGACcgggagcggcggcggcggagggtGGACCTCGCCGAGCAGCGGGCCACGTCCCTGTCCTCGGGCTCCGACCGGGAGGCGTGCGGGGCGAACGGCGCGCTGGGGCCCGGCGGCAGAGAGTGCCGGCCCGGCTTCGGGAGACACAGGCCTCCGCGCCGGAGGAAGAGGGAGTCGGTGTCCTGCGAGGAGGACATCATCGACGGCTTTGCCATCGCGAGCTTCATCAGCCTGGAGGCACTGGAG ATGGACTGCTCACTGAAGCCCAGTCAGCGCTCTGACATGCTGGGAAGGAGGAACAAGGGGAAGAGGGGGCCCGAGGAGAACGGTGGTGGGCCGCTTTCAGAGCCGGAGGAGGGAGCCCCACACAGCTACCCCAACAGCTGCTGGAACAAGAGCCgaaacaagaggagaaagaTCGAG gGGCACCCTTTGGAGACTGGTTACATT TGTGACACAGAGAGTGATACAGGAGACAAG GCTTCTGACAATGACATGGATCCCGTATTCACAGTCAGCACCAGAAAAG TTGCGGAACCTGCCCCCTCAAACATGGGCACGTCCGTGGGCAAAAGCTGCCCTCCCCTACCGGCCCGTTGCGGCGGCGTCTCGCGGTTGATGGTGACCCCGCGGGTGTCCGGCCTGGAGCGCAGTCAGGAGAAAAACCTGGAGCCGCATTTCCCCGAGCCCGTGTCCTCTTCTACCTCTTCCGCCTCCTCCCGCCTGCCTTCCCACTCTCCGGTCACGGCCTCGGGTGCCGTGCCTCGGCCCGGCCCGCTCAACGGGAACGGGGGCCGCCACAACTGTAGCCCGCCACTCTCCAAACCCAAACCCTTCCACACTTTGCCAGGACGATCTCACTCCATctacaacatcaacaacag GATCAACACCCCTGTCAAACCTCCGTCATCTGCGTCGTCGGTTgcgtcttcctcgtcctccatgCGCCCCCCGACTCCCTCCACCAGCGTGTCGCTGCCCTACATCAGGGGCTCAGTATCCTCGGGGCCCCTCCGACCCCCGTCCCGAGCCAGCTCCGGGGCCCTGTACACGTCCTCACCCGGcctgcctccgcctccacctctgCTCCAAGGTCCTGcccactcagcagcagcag AGCGCGAGGGCAGACGCAGCGTCCCAGgggctgaaaacaacaacacggcaGCCGGCCGCTCCACTCCTGGGGGCCCGTCAGCTTCGAGCTCCGCACCGGGTTCGTCGGGCCGGACGTCCCAGAACCAGGCGAGCATCCCGCCCATGGCCTTCCAGTTCCATCAGCACAACCACCAgcaccaacacacgcacacgcaccaaCACTTCACGCCCTTCCTGCACCCCACCGCTACCGCACCACCGCTG tttGATAAGTATCCAGGCAAAATGGACGGTCTGTACCGACATCCT TTCTTCCCACAGTACCCGCCTCCCTCAGTGCCGAGTATCCAACCTGTGATTCCTCCCACCGGGCCTTTCAGCTCCTTGCAAGGAGCGTTTCAGCCAAAG CCTCTTGTCCCTCAGGGAACGGGTCCCGACATATCCGCACGACTTGGGGTTGTGCCTCACCACCTGCAGCCCAAAGACCCCAGG CTAACTGATCCATTTGGGACACCGTTGAAAGTCAGTAAT AAACCAGGAAAGTGGTGTGCTATGCATGTTTATGTGGCCTGGATGATTCTAAGCCATCAGAAAAAA CTGATGCAGGCTGATCCTCACAAGTTGGACTTCCGTAGCGACCTGCTGGCCCGTCTTCCCGGAGCAGGAGGAATGGGACCGCTCGGGCCCATGGGAGGAGCCCTCCCTCCCACTCACGACATGACCAGACCCCCCAGTCTGTTCTCAGCTGCAGGTTTAt GTGCAGTCAATCCGTCCTCCGCTCCCTTCATGTCTCCTTCAGGGCCTCACTCCTCTTTCCTCACACCAACTGCACACTTGG ATCCGTATGGCCGTTCTCCACCTTTCACCCCGCTGGGAGCCCTGGGTTCTGGTGCCTTCGGAGGACTTGGCAGCCCGACTCTGG CGGGCTCCATGTTTGGCCCTAAAGACTCCCCAGCCGGCCTGTCCAACCCAAACCATCACGACGCGTGGAACCGTCTGCACGGCGGCCCATCTGGGTTCCCCGTTGGCCCCGGCTGGGCCAAAGTGATGGACaagagggacgagagggaccGGGTgaaggacggagagaggagagacatcCCCCACATCAAGGATGAGAAGGACAG AGACAACATGCTGTATGGCCGACAACCTGTGAGAATGTCTCCGGTCGGCCCCTCCTTCAAGCCCCGCAGTAGCACCCCGGTCTCCCACATCAATGGCCACAGCAGTGGCCTGGGCGGGGGCGGTGGGCCTATCGAGGAGCTGACGCGCAGCTTAAACAGAGACCGAGAGCGCGAGAGGGACAGAGATGGGGACAAGAGGCCACTGCCAACGCTGTCCTCACGGGCACCGCCTCTTGCTTCTTCGTCTTTAGTAGCAGACCGGGACAGACCGcggtcctcctcgtcctccgtgCTCACCACTCCCCCGCCCTCTGGCCGCTCGGCCCCGTCTCCTATGGACCTCTACCCCCGCACATTGGCCTCAACAGCACACACCCTCCACGGCGAACCTTCACACTCCCAAAGAGACGGTAACCTCCCCACTTCCTCCGCAGCTTCTGCCTCCGTCACGTCGTTGTCTCAGGCCAGGAAGTCTGATCGGACCACGACGCCCGTCTCCAAACCTCCCATGCTTCTCCCGCCGGTTAAAGTCAAAGAGGAGCGGAAGGAGGAGCCGGAGCACATCCCcatctccctgcctccccctgcacccAACCACGGCTTCGACCGGCCCAACAGCCATCCACACCACCACAGTTCTGGtaccccttcctcctcctctatgtCACTGACCCCCACTCCTGGTGTTTCCCTTCCGCAACACACTCAGAACCCTCCTCCCCACCAACACCTTTCCCTGCTGGACCGCTCAAGAGCCATCGAGGCTTATCTGGGAAACACAGCGGGAGCTCACGGGTTGATAATGGGTCCAGGAGAGCGTTTCCATCACGGTCCACCCCAGGGGCCACCACAGGGCCCACACAGCTTCACCTGGGACCCCTGGAGGGAGCTGGCAGCtcagcagcaacatcagcatCGTAGGGAGGCATTGGCACTTAGGTCGGACCCACATCTGGCCCTGCGATCGGATCCGCATCTGGCccggctgctgcagcatcagcgCCTTCTGGAGGCAGAGAGGGCTGCAGCTGtcgcagccgcagcagcagccgccgccccTCACCACCCTCCAACTTCTACCTCTGCTTCCACCTCCGGTGTCCGACAGGAGTTCGGCTTAATGGCACATCACTTTGACCGCCAACATCACCTGGGACCGCCGGGAGGAGGGTTGATGGACGAGGAGCAGCGTGCCCAGATCCTGAGGGAAGACTTTGAGCGGGCTCGCTACTTCGGGATGCATCCACACCTCTCTGCTGGTTCTCACCTCTCAAGTCCCTctcatgctgctgcagctcacctGGAGCAGCTCCACCCCGGCCTTCTTTCCCACTCACTTCCCcccggagccgccgccgctgctgccgcacagcaccaccaccaccacgcagGCCTCTACTCCCGCCTGGGCCAGATGAACCCGCACCACATGTCCAACGGCCTCATGGGGAAAAGCCCGGCAGGCTTGGTGGGGGTGCCGCCTCCGCTCATTCCGTCCATCACCAGCCGGTCGTCCACACCTCCCCGCAGACCTCTCGGGCCGGGCGAGCTGGCACTGTACAGCGCCCACAAAGACGCAGAGTCCAGATAG
- the fbrs gene encoding autism susceptibility gene 2 protein homolog isoform X11, whose amino-acid sequence MEGPSRSAGFRQSRRSRSQRDRERRRRRVDLAEQRATSLSSGSDREACGANGALGPGGRECRPGFGRHRPPRRRKRESVSCEEDIIDGFAIASFISLEALEMDCSLKPSQRSDMLGRRNKGKRGPEENGGGPLSEPEEGAPHSYPNSCWNKSRNKRRKIEGHPLETGYICDTESDTGDKASDNDMDPVFTVSTRKVAEPAPSNMGTSVGKSCPPLPARCGGVSRLMVTPRVSGLERSQEKNLEPHFPEPVSSSTSSASSRLPSHSPVTASGAVPRPGPLNGNGGRHNCSPPLSKPKPFHTLPGRSHSIYNINNRINTPVKPPSSASSVASSSSSMRPPTPSTSVSLPYIRGSVSSGPLRPPSRASSGALYTSSPGLPPPPPLLQGPAHSAAAEREGRRSVPGAENNNTAAGRSTPGGPSASSSAPGSSGRTSQNQASIPPMAFQFHQHNHQHQHTHTHQHFTPFLHPTATAPPLFDKYPGKMDGLYRHPFFPQYPPPSVPSIQPVIPPTGPFSSLQGAFQPKPLVPQGTGPDISARLGVVPHHLQPKDPRKPGKWCAMHVYVAWMILSHQKKVKLMQADPHKLDFRSDLLARLPGAGGMGPLGPMGGALPPTHDMTRPPSLFSAAGLCAVNPSSAPFMSPSGPHSSFLTPTAHLDPYGRSPPFTPLGALGSGAFGGLGSPTLAGSMFGPKDSPAGLSNPNHHDAWNRLHGGPSGFPVGPGWAKVMDKRDERDRVKDGERRDIPHIKDEKDRDNMLYGRQPVRMSPVGPSFKPRSSTPVSHINGHSSGLGGGGGPIEELTRSLNRDRERERDRDGDKRPLPTLSSRAPPLASSSLVADRDRPRSSSSSVLTTPPPSGRSAPSPMDLYPRTLASTAHTLHGEPSHSQRDGNLPTSSAASASVTSLSQARKSDRTTTPVSKPPMLLPPVKVKEERKEEPEHIPISLPPPAPNHGFDRPNSHPHHHSSGTPSSSSMSLTPTPGVSLPQHTQNPPPHQHLSLLDRSRAIEAYLGNTAGAHGLIMGPGERFHHGPPQGPPQGPHSFTWDPWRELAAQQQHQHRREALALRSDPHLALRSDPHLARLLQHQRLLEAERAAAVAAAAAAAAPHHPPTSTSASTSGVRQEFGLMAHHFDRQHHLGPPGGGLMDEEQRAQILREDFERARYFGMHPHLSAGSHLSSPSHAAAAHLEQLHPGLLSHSLPPGAAAAAAAQHHHHHAGLYSRLGQMNPHHMSNGLMGKSPAGLVGVPPPLIPSITSRSSTPPRRPLGPGELALYSAHKDAESR is encoded by the exons ATGGAGGGGCCGAGCCGCAGCGCCGGATTCCGGCAGAGCCGCCGCTCCCGCTCGCAGCGCGACcgggagcggcggcggcggagggtGGACCTCGCCGAGCAGCGGGCCACGTCCCTGTCCTCGGGCTCCGACCGGGAGGCGTGCGGGGCGAACGGCGCGCTGGGGCCCGGCGGCAGAGAGTGCCGGCCCGGCTTCGGGAGACACAGGCCTCCGCGCCGGAGGAAGAGGGAGTCGGTGTCCTGCGAGGAGGACATCATCGACGGCTTTGCCATCGCGAGCTTCATCAGCCTGGAGGCACTGGAG ATGGACTGCTCACTGAAGCCCAGTCAGCGCTCTGACATGCTGGGAAGGAGGAACAAGGGGAAGAGGGGGCCCGAGGAGAACGGTGGTGGGCCGCTTTCAGAGCCGGAGGAGGGAGCCCCACACAGCTACCCCAACAGCTGCTGGAACAAGAGCCgaaacaagaggagaaagaTCGAG gGGCACCCTTTGGAGACTGGTTACATT TGTGACACAGAGAGTGATACAGGAGACAAG GCTTCTGACAATGACATGGATCCCGTATTCACAGTCAGCACCAGAAAAG TTGCGGAACCTGCCCCCTCAAACATGGGCACGTCCGTGGGCAAAAGCTGCCCTCCCCTACCGGCCCGTTGCGGCGGCGTCTCGCGGTTGATGGTGACCCCGCGGGTGTCCGGCCTGGAGCGCAGTCAGGAGAAAAACCTGGAGCCGCATTTCCCCGAGCCCGTGTCCTCTTCTACCTCTTCCGCCTCCTCCCGCCTGCCTTCCCACTCTCCGGTCACGGCCTCGGGTGCCGTGCCTCGGCCCGGCCCGCTCAACGGGAACGGGGGCCGCCACAACTGTAGCCCGCCACTCTCCAAACCCAAACCCTTCCACACTTTGCCAGGACGATCTCACTCCATctacaacatcaacaacag GATCAACACCCCTGTCAAACCTCCGTCATCTGCGTCGTCGGTTgcgtcttcctcgtcctccatgCGCCCCCCGACTCCCTCCACCAGCGTGTCGCTGCCCTACATCAGGGGCTCAGTATCCTCGGGGCCCCTCCGACCCCCGTCCCGAGCCAGCTCCGGGGCCCTGTACACGTCCTCACCCGGcctgcctccgcctccacctctgCTCCAAGGTCCTGcccactcagcagcagcag AGCGCGAGGGCAGACGCAGCGTCCCAGgggctgaaaacaacaacacggcaGCCGGCCGCTCCACTCCTGGGGGCCCGTCAGCTTCGAGCTCCGCACCGGGTTCGTCGGGCCGGACGTCCCAGAACCAGGCGAGCATCCCGCCCATGGCCTTCCAGTTCCATCAGCACAACCACCAgcaccaacacacgcacacgcaccaaCACTTCACGCCCTTCCTGCACCCCACCGCTACCGCACCACCGCTG tttGATAAGTATCCAGGCAAAATGGACGGTCTGTACCGACATCCT TTCTTCCCACAGTACCCGCCTCCCTCAGTGCCGAGTATCCAACCTGTGATTCCTCCCACCGGGCCTTTCAGCTCCTTGCAAGGAGCGTTTCAGCCAAAG CCTCTTGTCCCTCAGGGAACGGGTCCCGACATATCCGCACGACTTGGGGTTGTGCCTCACCACCTGCAGCCCAAAGACCCCAGG AAACCAGGAAAGTGGTGTGCTATGCATGTTTATGTGGCCTGGATGATTCTAAGCCATCAGAAAAAAGTAAAG CTGATGCAGGCTGATCCTCACAAGTTGGACTTCCGTAGCGACCTGCTGGCCCGTCTTCCCGGAGCAGGAGGAATGGGACCGCTCGGGCCCATGGGAGGAGCCCTCCCTCCCACTCACGACATGACCAGACCCCCCAGTCTGTTCTCAGCTGCAGGTTTAt GTGCAGTCAATCCGTCCTCCGCTCCCTTCATGTCTCCTTCAGGGCCTCACTCCTCTTTCCTCACACCAACTGCACACTTGG ATCCGTATGGCCGTTCTCCACCTTTCACCCCGCTGGGAGCCCTGGGTTCTGGTGCCTTCGGAGGACTTGGCAGCCCGACTCTGG CGGGCTCCATGTTTGGCCCTAAAGACTCCCCAGCCGGCCTGTCCAACCCAAACCATCACGACGCGTGGAACCGTCTGCACGGCGGCCCATCTGGGTTCCCCGTTGGCCCCGGCTGGGCCAAAGTGATGGACaagagggacgagagggaccGGGTgaaggacggagagaggagagacatcCCCCACATCAAGGATGAGAAGGACAG AGACAACATGCTGTATGGCCGACAACCTGTGAGAATGTCTCCGGTCGGCCCCTCCTTCAAGCCCCGCAGTAGCACCCCGGTCTCCCACATCAATGGCCACAGCAGTGGCCTGGGCGGGGGCGGTGGGCCTATCGAGGAGCTGACGCGCAGCTTAAACAGAGACCGAGAGCGCGAGAGGGACAGAGATGGGGACAAGAGGCCACTGCCAACGCTGTCCTCACGGGCACCGCCTCTTGCTTCTTCGTCTTTAGTAGCAGACCGGGACAGACCGcggtcctcctcgtcctccgtgCTCACCACTCCCCCGCCCTCTGGCCGCTCGGCCCCGTCTCCTATGGACCTCTACCCCCGCACATTGGCCTCAACAGCACACACCCTCCACGGCGAACCTTCACACTCCCAAAGAGACGGTAACCTCCCCACTTCCTCCGCAGCTTCTGCCTCCGTCACGTCGTTGTCTCAGGCCAGGAAGTCTGATCGGACCACGACGCCCGTCTCCAAACCTCCCATGCTTCTCCCGCCGGTTAAAGTCAAAGAGGAGCGGAAGGAGGAGCCGGAGCACATCCCcatctccctgcctccccctgcacccAACCACGGCTTCGACCGGCCCAACAGCCATCCACACCACCACAGTTCTGGtaccccttcctcctcctctatgtCACTGACCCCCACTCCTGGTGTTTCCCTTCCGCAACACACTCAGAACCCTCCTCCCCACCAACACCTTTCCCTGCTGGACCGCTCAAGAGCCATCGAGGCTTATCTGGGAAACACAGCGGGAGCTCACGGGTTGATAATGGGTCCAGGAGAGCGTTTCCATCACGGTCCACCCCAGGGGCCACCACAGGGCCCACACAGCTTCACCTGGGACCCCTGGAGGGAGCTGGCAGCtcagcagcaacatcagcatCGTAGGGAGGCATTGGCACTTAGGTCGGACCCACATCTGGCCCTGCGATCGGATCCGCATCTGGCccggctgctgcagcatcagcgCCTTCTGGAGGCAGAGAGGGCTGCAGCTGtcgcagccgcagcagcagccgccgccccTCACCACCCTCCAACTTCTACCTCTGCTTCCACCTCCGGTGTCCGACAGGAGTTCGGCTTAATGGCACATCACTTTGACCGCCAACATCACCTGGGACCGCCGGGAGGAGGGTTGATGGACGAGGAGCAGCGTGCCCAGATCCTGAGGGAAGACTTTGAGCGGGCTCGCTACTTCGGGATGCATCCACACCTCTCTGCTGGTTCTCACCTCTCAAGTCCCTctcatgctgctgcagctcacctGGAGCAGCTCCACCCCGGCCTTCTTTCCCACTCACTTCCCcccggagccgccgccgctgctgccgcacagcaccaccaccaccacgcagGCCTCTACTCCCGCCTGGGCCAGATGAACCCGCACCACATGTCCAACGGCCTCATGGGGAAAAGCCCGGCAGGCTTGGTGGGGGTGCCGCCTCCGCTCATTCCGTCCATCACCAGCCGGTCGTCCACACCTCCCCGCAGACCTCTCGGGCCGGGCGAGCTGGCACTGTACAGCGCCCACAAAGACGCAGAGTCCAGATAG